Sequence from the Blastocatellia bacterium genome:
GGCCATCAAAGGGGGCCGGCTCGCCGAGCGGGCCCATCCGGCGCGGCAAATCTCGCTCTACGTTTCGGATGTGAACCCCGGCGACCTTTCGACCATAGCCTCGGGTCCCACGTTGCCCGACGAGACGACATGGGATGACGTTCTCGCCGTAGTCGCAAAATACGAGGTGATAAAAAAATTGCCCCCGCGGATCGCCGATATCCTCTCTCACGGCCGCCGTGATGAGACCCCGAAACCCGGCGATCCGATCTTCTCACGAAGCACCCATCATCTGGTGATGGACAATCGAACAGCGCTGGATGCTGCTGCCACCATGGCGAGGGAACGCGAATGCCTCGTGGAAGTGGATGACAGCCCGAACGAGGAGCATTATCGAATTGTTGCTGATCGGCTACTCGCCCGGCTGTTCCAGCTCGCTGAGAAGTTCCCCGAACAGACCGTGTGTCTTGTTTCCGGAGGTGAAGTGAGCTGCCCCGTCACGGGGTCTGGCGTTGGTGGAAGAAATCAGGAGTTCGTGCTCTACGCCGCGCTCAAAATCGCCGAACTCAAAGACCCGCTGGATGTTGCCGTTCTGAGCGCAGGAACCGACGGAATTGACGGCATCAGTCCGGCCGCGGGAGCCGTTGCGGATCGAACGACCGTTGCACGGGCCGAGGCCCTCGGTCTCGACCCAAAGAAATTTCTTGCCGATAACGACTCTTATTCGTTTTTCGCTGCCCTCGGAGACACCATCGTGACGGGGCCGACGGGCACCAATGTCCGCGATCTCCGTCTCCTGTTGGCCCGCCGATGAGAGCACAAGCCGAGGCAAAATCTCCCGACGAGCCGCCCCCATGAGCCCATGCATCTCAGCCTGTCGAGGATTAGGAGACCCCCTTGATTTCCCTTCCCTTGGGAAAATGATTCGCCAGCAGATGAACGGTTCCAACGGATTCCGTTGGCACTTTTCATCCGCCGGCAAACGCATTTCGTGACTCATGTCGTTGCCATTAGCTCTTGCAGGGCGCGGCGTGTAAAGACCGGAGCCATTTTTTTCCGATAGAGGTGGACGAAGTCCGTATTGTCAAGAGGCTTGATGATTTGATAGACGCGGTGCGCAGCTTCTTCGATTCGGTCGGCATCAATTCTGTCTCCGACGAGCACGGCTTCAGCCGGACGACAGCGAATCGGTGCGGACCCGACTCCTCCCACAACGATACGCGCCTGACGACATACCCCTCCGTCCTCCTGGATAGCGACTGCAACACCTAAAACTGGAAAGTCAAACGCCCCCCGCCGCCGCAATTTCAAATAGGTACTCTTCCAGCCGTCAGCAGGAGGAAGCAGGACCTCCACGATGATCTCATCGGGCCGCTTGGCGAGGAATTGCCTTCCGTCATCCCGATAGAGTTCGCCGGCCGAAATTACCCGCTCTCCTTGTGGACCAACGAGGCGAATCTGAGCATCCAGAGCAATCACGGCGGGCGCTCCATCGGTGGAAGACACCGCCCAGCACCGATCGCCTCCTGGCGCGACGGGACATACCGATCCATCTTTCTTCAGGCAAAACCCCAGAGCCTCGCGCCAGAACAACGTTTGGTCGTAGTAGGTGCAGCGCGTATCCAGGCAGAGATTGCCTCCGAGCGTCCCCATGTTGCGAATTTGGGGATGGGCAATAACCTGACCGGCGCGAACGAGCGCCGGGTAGGACGCCGCAAGGTTTTTGTTCTGAACGATCATCGCCAGCGTGGCCCCGGCACCGATGCTCATCCCTCGGGAGCCATCACCCTTTATCTCTGCAAGGTCTCTCACCTGGCGAAGGCCCACGAGAACTTTCGGTTCAAACTGCCTGCGCTTCATTTTGGGATATACATCCGTTCCACCGGCCACCGGCATGGCTTCGGGGCCATAATCGCTCAGGATTCTTACAGCCTCCTCAATTGTTCGAGCCGAGTAGTAGCGGAATCGTGGCAATCTGAGCATAGACGCGATTCTCCTCAAAAGAGATCCTCACCCATCTTCACTGTACGCCGATCGGCACGAGCAATCAGCACCAACGAAGTGATTCGTCGGAGGATTTCCGGTCCGCCGGCTTCTGATCCAATTACTCCGCATTTCTCGCAACAGGAAGGAACGCGGAGGGAGCAGTCTTCGGTCGGCCCACCTCGCATGCTAGTGCCTGGCGATCCACTCGGCGGGTGGTGTGACACGAATCGGCTCGGGCCACGGAACGTCGGGAATGGAGGTGGGACCGATCCTTCCCGTACCCCCTCGCCGTTTGTCCTCCAGAGCACGAAGGACTTTGTCCGGTGTGATGGGAATTTCATCAATCCGCACGCCGACAGCATCATACACTGCATTGGCCACCGCCGGCGGGACGGGGAGCAGTGGTCCCTGCCCGGCTTCCTTTGCACCAAAGGGGCCGTTCGGATCGTCGGTTTCGACCAGAATGCACTCAACCTCCGGCATTTCAAGTATCGTGGGAGTTTTATAGTCGAGCATCGAAGGGATTTTGTGCAGGCCGGATCGTGAACGAAAGACCTGCTCCTCCATCAATGCCTCACCCAGACCCATATAAACGCTTCCCTCGATCTGCCCCTCAACAAGAAGGGGATTGATCGCGCGTCCGATGTCGTGAGCGACCCAGACCTTGTGAACCGTGATGAGTCCCGTTTCGGGATCCACGTCGAGTTCGACGACACAGGCCGAATAACTGTAGGATGGCGATGGCCCCACGCCCGCCCCTTTGTACTTGCCTTCTGTTGCCGGAGGTTTGTAACTGCCGACGGCACCCAGCGTGCCAAACCGCGCTTCGGCGCGTTGCGCTACCTCGGCAAAGGTGAGGAAGCGATCCGGGGCCAGAGCATCGAAGATTCTCCGATCCCTGGCGGCAAGTTGATCCTCCGGCACATCGAGTTGCTCCGCTGCCACGCGAAAAAGAAGCCGACGGAGCTTCTCTGCGGCTTCGATCGCGGCATTGCCCGTCATCACTGTGACGCGGCTGGAGTAGCTCCCCAGATCCACCGGTGTCAAATCCGTATCCGCCGTGATCACGCGAATATCCTCGGGGCGAATTCCCAGTACTTCAGCGACAATGGCGGCGAGGATGGAATCCGATCCCTGGCCGATGTCGGTGCTGCCGCAGAAGACCGTCACGCCGCCCCCGCGATCAATTTTGATCTGCACCCCCGAATGCGGCAGATCGTTCCAGTAAATCGGCAAGCCTGCTCCGCTCAAATAAGAGCTACAGGCGAAACCGACGCCGCGCCCGAAGGGCAGGCGGCGGAATTTCCGGAGAAATCCCGACGCTTCCACCACGCGATCAATACACTCGCGCAATCCGCAACTGGAAATCCTCAACCAGTTGACCGTACGCGAAGGAGCGTGGACGACCTGAGGCCGTCGGAGTTGAACGGGATCGAGCCCTAAAGCCTCGGCGATTTTATCCAGGTGAACTTCCAGCGCGTAGCGCGGCTGAGGCGTTCCATGGCCTCGTTTGGGACCACATGGCGGTTTATTGGTGAAAACCCGCACCCCCTCAAACTTGTACCGGGGAATCCGATAGGTGACCGTTTGCAAGGCTCCGGTGTAATACGTGCTCGCCACACCGTAACTGCCATAGGCACCGCCATCGAGAAAGGTGCGAAAATGCATGGCCGTGATCGTTCCATCTCGCTTGACCCCCGTCCGAACCCACATGAGAACGGGATGCCGTCCGCGATGAACGTAGAAAACTTCCTCCCGCGTGAGCGTGATCTTGACCGGTCGCCCCGCCAGCATCGAGAGTTTGGCCGCCACAATTTCGTGGGAAAAAGGATCGCTCTTGCCGCCAAATCCTCCACCCACGGGAGTAGCAATGACGCGAATGTGACTCGGCGGAAGCTCCAGCACTTTCGCCAGTGCGCGATGAACATAATGCGGTGTTTGCGTCGAACTCCAGAGCGTCAACTTTCCATCGGGACCGAAGTCAGCCACTGCCGCATGCTGCTCCATCGGGAGATGGGTGCTGCCCTGATAGAAGAATATGTCCTCGCGGATATAGTCGGCTTCGGCGAAGCCTGCCTCCACATCGCCGAACTCCAGTGAGACCATCTTGTGAATGTTCGGACCGTCTCCATAGCTGTGAATGCGGACAGTCCTTTCTTCGAGGGCCTGCTCGATCCCCGTGATCGCTGGGAGCAGTTCATATTCCACCTCGATCTGACGGAGCGCTTCTTCGGCGATCCATTCGTCGGCGGCCGCCACCGCCGCCACCGGATCCCCAATGAATCGAACTTTCTCGCGGCAGAGCGCCTCTTCGTCCTGACTCACGGGCAAGATGCCATACTTTATCGGGAGATCCTCGCCCGTAATGACAGCATAGACGCCGGGCATCCGTCGCGCGCGGTTCACATCTATTCGCTTGATGAGGGCATGGGGATGCGGACTTCGCAAAATTTTCCCCACCGCCAGTCGCGGCAGATTGAGATCGTCCGCATAGATTGTTCGACCGACGCATTTATCCCAGGCATCCACCTTGGGCAACGGTTGACCAATCACGCTCAGTTCGTTATCCATGTTCACCTCCGACATTCACCGCAGATGGACGCGAACAGCCTCGCTAGAGGTGGAGACATCTTTAGTGATCGCCTGACTGGCTCATCCGAGCCGCCGCTCGCTCGACGGCATCGAGGATTTTGACATACCCCGTGCAGCGGCAGAGATTCCCCGCGAGGGCCTCCTTGATCTGTTGACGGGAAGGGCGGGGATTCTCTCCGAGCAAAGCCGCTGCCGTGACAAGGATTCCCGGTGTGCAATAACCACACTGTGCAGCTCCCAGTTCGGCGAAAGCCACCTGCAGAGGATGGAGCTGACCGTTCCGGGCCAGTCCCTCCACGGTGATGATCTCTTTGCCCGCCACCTCGATGGGCAGAATCAAACATGACAAAACTGGCAAACCATCCACGAGCACGGTGCACGTCCCACATTCACCGAGTTCGCATCCATGTTTTGTTCCCGTCAGACTCAAATCCTCACGAAGCACTTCCAGAAGTGTCTTGTAGACGGGAACCGCAACCTGATAGGTCTCGCCGTTCACGCGCAATTCGATCAGCTCTCTATCCATCATTCCCCCTCCAAATGATCCTTCTCACAGAGCGCCACGCGCTCTCGGTGCGCTACTATGGAACCAACCGCCTGCGCGTAGTCTTGCTTGGAGCCGATGTCACCGTCTGCCCTTCAGCATTGCCGAAACGAGCGGGCACCTCCCCCGAGGGGACCGGAAGCGATGGGGCGGGTCGGCGAGCGAGCCCGCGCAGGAAATAATCAGCAAATGCCTCACCAATGGCTTCCGCCGACAGCGGTCCGGCCGGGGAAAACCACTTCACCGTCCAGTTAATAGCTCCGAGAATGGCCAGCGCAATCAACTTCGGGTCGCACGGGACGAAGACGCGCCGGGCAATCCCTTCGGCGATGATGGCACGGATACCCCGCTCGTAGCGGTCGCGCTTAGCAATCACCTTCTTCAACAGAGGCGGTGAGAGCATCTGAAAATCGGCGTGCATGGCGGAGGCCTTGAGGACATCGAGGATAACGGCGACCTGACCGACAATCACCCGACGAAGTTTCTCGTCCGGAGGCGCGCCGCTCCGCTGCACCTCGGCCAACTGTTTGAGCAGCAGCGTGAGCGAATAGTCCTGACAGAAGTAGAGGATTTCCTCTTTGTTCTTGAAATAGTAGTAGAGGCTCCCCTTGGTCATGAGCAGGCGCTCGCTGATGTCATCCATCGTGGTGGCCACGAAGCCGTTCCGACGAAAGGCCTCGGCGGCACTCTGGAGAATCTCCAGCCTCTTCTGCTCGATCTTCAACTCGCGTCGGCTCTTCTTTTGTTTTGACTGATTCGTCATTTTTTGACTACTTGTTCAAAAATATGCCTCCAGCTTATCCTGCGTCCCGGCGCTCGTCAAGCCGTCCGCGTACTTCTGCCCAGAGGTGGCGATCCGTTTCCGGGAACTCCCCCTCTTTCACTGCCCCTTCGGACGAACGCTCGGATCCCGCCGGTCGGGAGGACTTTCACCGGCACCATCGCTTGGCTCCAGGACTTATGCTGTTTTTAGTGATCAGTAAGGTAGCCAAAATTTCCACCTGCCACCCACTTCACCGACTCCGCTTCTGGAGGAGGCGACATCCTTACCTCGCCTTGATTTCCCTCGCCCGGGGAGTAAACTTCATGACCTATGAAGAGCAAGGGTGGCGCTGGTCTCATTCTCATCGTTCTCCTGGTTTCGAGCTTTTCGGGGTGTCAGGAGCATCCTCGCGTCTATCCCCTCAAGGGTCGCGTTGTCGCTGTAGCCGCCAACCGCCAGTCAATTACCATCGCCCATGAGGCTATTCCCGGCTACATGGAAGCGATGACCATGCCCTTTCCCGTGAAGGAGCCAGCTCTCCTTGATGGAATCACTCCCGGCGATGAGGTCGAAGGGGAGATCACGGTCACGTCGAGCGAGGGGTGGATCTCCAGGCTTCGCGTCACCAAAAAGGGCGAGGGGCGTCCGCTACCGGATCGTTCCCGTCCGCTGCCCATAGAGTATCTGGTTCAGCCGGGCAATGATGTTCCCGACGTTCGTCTCATTGATCAAAATGGTCGAGAGTTCCGTCTCTCCGATCTCAGCGGGAAAATCGTCGCGCTGACGTTTATCTTCACCCGGTGCCCGTTCCCGAACTTTTGTCCTCTCATGAGTCAACGATTCGTCGAAGCCCAGAAACTTCTCGACCAGCGGTCTCCTTCCCTGAGCAAGCGCACGCAATTTTTGACCGTCAGCTTCGATCCCGACTACGACACGCCCGATGTCCTCCGGGCCTATGGCGAGCGATGGAAAGCTGATTTCTCCCGCTGGACATTTGCCACGAGTTCCATCCGCGAAATCGCTGAGTTCGGTGCAAGCCTCGGACTGTCCTTTTGGACCGAAGGAGGACTGATCAATCACAACTTGGCGACGGCGATCATCCGACCGAATGGAAAACTCCAGAACGTCCTCCGGGGCAATGAGTGGAAGGCCGAAGAGCTTGTGAACGAAATTATCGCCGCCGATCAGTGAATCAAAGGCGATTCCGTATCCTGTTCCGCCCATGTCCCGGAATCAGGGAACAGCCGGGTAGAGGTGGTACAGCATCATATAAACCACGATTCCGGTAATTGACACGTAGAGCCATAGCGGCCAGGTCCATCGAGCGATGCGCCGATGACGATCATAGTGCTGCCGCAAGGCGCGCGTGAGAGTAATCAGCACGAGAGGAACAATCACGGCGGCTAATACCGTGTGACTGATGAGGATGCCAAAGTAGATCGGGCGCACCCACCCCTGCCCGGTGAAGCGCGTCGCCCCGTGATGAAAGTGATAGGTCAGATATGAGATGAGGAAAAGAACCGACGTCGAGAATGCGGCCACCATGCAGATTCGATGACCCTTCACTTGCTTCCGTCGGATGAAAGAGAACCCCCAAAGGAGAAAGAGCGTGCTCAGACCATTGAGGATCGCGTTCACCGTTGGCAGGTCGGTCAATGAAATCATACGAGCGAAGATTATAACGAGAAACGCTGATTCCGTATACGATCCCCCTGTTTTCAGACCCTGCCCCAATTACCGGGAAGGGCCGTGAAAGACCGGAAGGCCGAACGAAGCCACAGTCAAAAGACCCTCGCCGGCCGACAAGACGAGCGACTGGTCCAAGCGGGACTCTTTTTGACAGCCGGTCGGGAGAGATGGTGACACCACCGGATTATTGCAGCAACCTGGGGTCCCTCCGCCCGGAAAGAAGTAGCGATCGCCCGCAGAGGAAAAGTGCCTACGGATCCTGGATTTCGCGTTCCCGCTCAACGAGGGATGGATTCCTGCGATGGGGACGCTCACCACCCGATCGCTCATTCAGGAGGTGAAGGGTCAGCCGTCGGATGTTGCTCCAGCGATTCTGCCGGATGCCAGTCGAGAACGCCCCGAGCAAACTCTGGCGACTTATCAAGAAATGACAGACGCTCTTGATTGCGGCAGGGGAATGACAGCTCACCCGCTTCGCCGTCCGACGAGGAGAAGGCCTAGAAGGAACATCGTCGCGCTGAAGAGCACGCTCACAGTCAGAGCTGTTGTGACGCGCGGCTCGTCACTACTGAACGTTGAGGGATTCGCCGACAAAACGTGGTGAAGGAGGGCCAGACCATAGCTGAGCGGATTCGCCTTCATCACCCAGGCGACCCACGGAGCCGCGCCTGCCCGAGGGAATAATGCCCCCGACAACAGCCACATCGGGATCAGGAAGACATTCATGACGGCGTGGAATCCCTGTATCGAATTCATTCGCCAGGCGAAGAAAAATCCCAGGGAAGTCAGCCCAAAGGCGACCAGTAGCAGTACTGCCAGAAGGAGAACGACGCGTCCGCCGTCAAGAGAGAACCCGACCAGGGGAGCCAGGGGAAGAAGAAGCGCTGCCTGGAATGCGGCAATCGTGGTGCCGCCGAGAACTTTTCCCAGCACAATGGAGACCCGTGGCACCGGCGAGATCA
This genomic interval carries:
- a CDS encoding DUF4147 domain-containing protein; protein product: MKDLARDIFRETLGRIELKSVLRSHIRRQGTRLEVYGDTFDLTDYRQVFLIAFGKASVTMAAVLAEILAEDLTDAVIVTNALPAEVPAALSRHPIIVGGHPTPNEGSLEAGRRIIELLSRRDEETLVFFLISGGGSALIEVPLFETLTLADLQQLNRALVTCGATIREINAVRKHLSAIKGGRLAERAHPARQISLYVSDVNPGDLSTIASGPTLPDETTWDDVLAVVAKYEVIKKLPPRIADILSHGRRDETPKPGDPIFSRSTHHLVMDNRTALDAAATMARERECLVEVDDSPNEEHYRIVADRLLARLFQLAEKFPEQTVCLVSGGEVSCPVTGSGVGGRNQEFVLYAALKIAELKDPLDVAVLSAGTDGIDGISPAAGAVADRTTVARAEALGLDPKKFLADNDSYSFFAALGDTIVTGPTGTNVRDLRLLLARR
- a CDS encoding DUF420 domain-containing protein, with amino-acid sequence MISLTDLPTVNAILNGLSTLFLLWGFSFIRRKQVKGHRICMVAAFSTSVLFLISYLTYHFHHGATRFTGQGWVRPIYFGILISHTVLAAVIVPLVLITLTRALRQHYDRHRRIARWTWPLWLYVSITGIVVYMMLYHLYPAVP
- a CDS encoding molybdopterin cofactor-binding domain-containing protein — protein: MDNELSVIGQPLPKVDAWDKCVGRTIYADDLNLPRLAVGKILRSPHPHALIKRIDVNRARRMPGVYAVITGEDLPIKYGILPVSQDEEALCREKVRFIGDPVAAVAAADEWIAEEALRQIEVEYELLPAITGIEQALEERTVRIHSYGDGPNIHKMVSLEFGDVEAGFAEADYIREDIFFYQGSTHLPMEQHAAVADFGPDGKLTLWSSTQTPHYVHRALAKVLELPPSHIRVIATPVGGGFGGKSDPFSHEIVAAKLSMLAGRPVKITLTREEVFYVHRGRHPVLMWVRTGVKRDGTITAMHFRTFLDGGAYGSYGVASTYYTGALQTVTYRIPRYKFEGVRVFTNKPPCGPKRGHGTPQPRYALEVHLDKIAEALGLDPVQLRRPQVVHAPSRTVNWLRISSCGLRECIDRVVEASGFLRKFRRLPFGRGVGFACSSYLSGAGLPIYWNDLPHSGVQIKIDRGGGVTVFCGSTDIGQGSDSILAAIVAEVLGIRPEDIRVITADTDLTPVDLGSYSSRVTVMTGNAAIEAAEKLRRLLFRVAAEQLDVPEDQLAARDRRIFDALAPDRFLTFAEVAQRAEARFGTLGAVGSYKPPATEGKYKGAGVGPSPSYSYSACVVELDVDPETGLITVHKVWVAHDIGRAINPLLVEGQIEGSVYMGLGEALMEEQVFRSRSGLHKIPSMLDYKTPTILEMPEVECILVETDDPNGPFGAKEAGQGPLLPVPPAVANAVYDAVGVRIDEIPITPDKVLRALEDKRRGGTGRIGPTSIPDVPWPEPIRVTPPAEWIARH
- a CDS encoding (2Fe-2S)-binding protein translates to MDRELIELRVNGETYQVAVPVYKTLLEVLREDLSLTGTKHGCELGECGTCTVLVDGLPVLSCLILPIEVAGKEIITVEGLARNGQLHPLQVAFAELGAAQCGYCTPGILVTAAALLGENPRPSRQQIKEALAGNLCRCTGYVKILDAVERAAARMSQSGDH
- a CDS encoding ABC transporter permease, which encodes MLVWISSASLWRRELVRFYRQRSRVLGVIASPLVFWLVIGSGFGTSFRPESDHRISYLQYFFPGTLAMILLFTSVFCMMSVIEDRNEGFLQSVLISPVPRVSIVLGKVLGGTTIAAFQAALLLPLAPLVGFSLDGGRVVLLLAVLLLVAFGLTSLGFFFAWRMNSIQGFHAVMNVFLIPMWLLSGALFPRAGAAPWVAWVMKANPLSYGLALLHHVLSANPSTFSSDEPRVTTALTVSVLFSATMFLLGLLLVGRRSG
- a CDS encoding SCO family protein; this translates as MKSKGGAGLILIVLLVSSFSGCQEHPRVYPLKGRVVAVAANRQSITIAHEAIPGYMEAMTMPFPVKEPALLDGITPGDEVEGEITVTSSEGWISRLRVTKKGEGRPLPDRSRPLPIEYLVQPGNDVPDVRLIDQNGREFRLSDLSGKIVALTFIFTRCPFPNFCPLMSQRFVEAQKLLDQRSPSLSKRTQFLTVSFDPDYDTPDVLRAYGERWKADFSRWTFATSSIREIAEFGASLGLSFWTEGGLINHNLATAIIRPNGKLQNVLRGNEWKAEELVNEIIAADQ
- a CDS encoding FAD binding domain-containing protein — protein: MLRLPRFRYYSARTIEEAVRILSDYGPEAMPVAGGTDVYPKMKRRQFEPKVLVGLRQVRDLAEIKGDGSRGMSIGAGATLAMIVQNKNLAASYPALVRAGQVIAHPQIRNMGTLGGNLCLDTRCTYYDQTLFWREALGFCLKKDGSVCPVAPGGDRCWAVSSTDGAPAVIALDAQIRLVGPQGERVISAGELYRDDGRQFLAKRPDEIIVEVLLPPADGWKSTYLKLRRRGAFDFPVLGVAVAIQEDGGVCRQARIVVGGVGSAPIRCRPAEAVLVGDRIDADRIEEAAHRVYQIIKPLDNTDFVHLYRKKMAPVFTRRALQELMATT
- a CDS encoding TetR/AcrR family transcriptional regulator produces the protein MTNQSKQKKSRRELKIEQKRLEILQSAAEAFRRNGFVATTMDDISERLLMTKGSLYYYFKNKEEILYFCQDYSLTLLLKQLAEVQRSGAPPDEKLRRVIVGQVAVILDVLKASAMHADFQMLSPPLLKKVIAKRDRYERGIRAIIAEGIARRVFVPCDPKLIALAILGAINWTVKWFSPAGPLSAEAIGEAFADYFLRGLARRPAPSLPVPSGEVPARFGNAEGQTVTSAPSKTTRRRLVP